In a single window of the Actinomycetes bacterium genome:
- a CDS encoding FtsX-like permease family protein translates to MENPTDLLDEFALVSPGQAGRPDSVTVLLDASSGRVDAFRLSDGRRPSMVETRQLDEQASGAAVILVLATVGLLLVCLVAAAGFAVVAQRRLRQFGMLAAVGATDKHLRLVMLANGAVVGAAAALVGTTVGVLGWFAVAPRLETVAAQRIDRLDVPWWAIGTGMLLAVGSATAAAWWPARSVAAPQRHQHGHPH, encoded by the coding sequence CCGGCCGGCCGGACTCGGTGACGGTCCTGCTCGACGCGAGCTCGGGGAGGGTCGACGCGTTCCGGCTGTCGGACGGCCGCCGCCCGTCGATGGTCGAGACCCGCCAGCTCGACGAACAGGCGTCCGGCGCGGCGGTCATCCTGGTCCTCGCCACGGTCGGGCTGCTGCTGGTCTGCCTGGTCGCCGCGGCAGGCTTCGCGGTCGTCGCCCAGCGTCGGCTCCGCCAGTTCGGGATGCTCGCCGCGGTCGGGGCGACCGACAAGCACCTGCGTCTGGTGATGCTGGCCAACGGCGCCGTGGTCGGGGCGGCCGCCGCCCTGGTCGGGACCACCGTGGGCGTGCTCGGCTGGTTCGCGGTCGCACCGCGGCTGGAGACGGTCGCCGCGCAGCGCATCGACCGGCTCGACGTGCCGTGGTGGGCGATCGGGACGGGCATGCTCCTGGCGGTCGGGTCGGCCACCGCCGCGGCCTGGTGGCCGGCCCGGTCGGTGGCAGCACCCCAGCGCCACCAGCACGGACATCCTCATTGA